The region GGCAGTTGTAAATAATGGAAAAACAATAGCTGTTCTTCCAACTCCTATTGATGCTCCCGTTTATCCCAAAGATAATCAAAAATTAGCAAATGAAATTCTTGATAAAGGTGGCCTACTTCTTTCAGAATATCCTCCTGGAAAAAAATTACAAGGAAGAGAACTAATATCTAATTTAGTTGCTAGAGATGAGTGGCAAGCTGGCTTAAGTGATGGAGTCATAGCTATAGAAACTAGTGTTAGTGGGGGAACGAATCATGCGATTAAGCATGCTATTTCTACAAAAACGCCATTAGCCGTATTTGATTATTCTCCAAAATTAAATCAGGAATTTTTTACTAATCCTCGATTTGGAGGAAATTTAAAGTATTTAACAGAAGGAACTGCCCAAGGAATCTTTTTCCCAGAATCAATTGAAGAATTTAAGGAATCAATGAATGAATATAACAAGTATGTTAATTTAAAAGGTAATGACTTTATCCATTTAAAAAAAGAAGAAAGTTTGCCCCCTAAAAATATTGAGTTCGATGTAACACAAATTGATTTATTTGATTGCTAGAAAATAGGAAAATATATGAATACTAATTATAAAATATTAAAACCATTACAATATGAAAACATACTGAACAATTATAATATATTTTTTGAAGGTGTGTCTCAACCAATTTTTTATAAAAAACATTATCCTAGCGGTGAAAATGAAAACAATTCTCATTGGGATTTATCCAAGTTTGTATGGGGGTTAAAATTCAAAGATGAATTAACAAATCTAGCAGAAATTGAAAAAAATAAAGGATATTTCGATAAATACAAAGAAGAATATTATGACATATTAAGAGAATTCATAAATACTGTTATTTCTGATAATAGTAACTATAATTTCGGAATAGTTGCAATACCTTCTAGTACTAAAAATTTTGATAATATGGTTACTCGTATAATTAGAAATACTGTGGATAATTCTCAAGTAGTAGATTT is a window of Streptococcaceae bacterium ESL0729 DNA encoding:
- a CDS encoding DNA-processing protein DprA, translated to MKYDDEQIAQLILSLQLLKGVGNKTIVKMLKEKKQEILATKNFDQNFLDSLKIRAITSGLEKTLRSWSNLKLEAANIIELAFKEGIAILHPFMADYPQRLLTNDNFPPVLFCKGDVSLLNSQKMVAIIGTRKPTELGEKLGFRLSTILSQDGYTIVSGLAVGCDTLGHEGAVVNNGKTIAVLPTPIDAPVYPKDNQKLANEILDKGGLLLSEYPPGKKLQGRELISNLVARDEWQAGLSDGVIAIETSVSGGTNHAIKHAISTKTPLAVFDYSPKLNQEFFTNPRFGGNLKYLTEGTAQGIFFPESIEEFKESMNEYNKYVNLKGNDFIHLKKEESLPPKNIEFDVTQIDLFDC